The genomic DNA AGCAGGAGCGTCAACAGCAGCGGCGGGGAGAGACGGGGGAGCGCGGACAACATGGGCGCAGTCTTCCATGGCTCCGCGCCGGGGACCCGCGGGGATTCACGGGGTGGGGCTCGGTGGCTCGGCTCAGGAGTCGGCGAGCGCGTCGTAGCCCTGGCCGTGGAACTCGAGCAGGCACAGCCCATGGCCGAAGGGGTCCGCCAGGTGGGCCATGCGGCCCCAGGGCCGTTCCTGGATGCCGCGCTCCAGGGTGGCTCCCGCCGCCTGGGCTCGCTGGACGGCGGCCTCCAGGTCGGTGACGGTGAAGTCCAGGTGGATGGGCGTCCAGTGTCGGCGGTAGTCGCGCACGGCGGAGGTGCCCGGGGCGGGCGTGCTTCCGGCGGGGTTGGCGAGCAGGTCGATGGGGGAGGTGGCTCCGAGCAGTTCCGCCCAGTCGTTGCCCTTGCTCCGTCCCGGCTTCAAGCCCAGGGCCGCGGTGTAGAAGGCGAGGGCTCGTTCCAGGTCCTCGACATCGATGCAGACGCGCAGCTCGAGCATGGGGGCTCACTCCTCCTGGAGGTTGACCTTGAGCACGGTGGACTGCGCGGGTTTGACCTCGATGGTGCGCGTCACCACCTTGGAGAGCTTCGCGTTGACGAGCTTCACGGTGTGGTGTCCGGCGGGCAGCAGCGCGGGGCCCATGGGGGTCTCCCCGAGGCGCCGGCCATCCACGAAGACGGTGGCGTAGGGGACGATGCGCAGCTCGAGCGAGCCCTTGAGCACGGGGCGCGAGGCCACGGTGCGTTTGGGCTTCGGGGTGGGGGCGTTCTCGGGGCTCGCGGCCTGGGGGTCCGTGCCGGATTCTTCCTCTGGCGGAGTCTCGGCGGGTTCGGGGCTGGGAGGAGGGGCGGGGGCCTGGGCGATGGCGGGGATGGGCGCGGGAGGCGGGGCCGCGATCGGAAGGCTCGCCCGCCAGCCCGCGATGGCCATGGCCGAGAGCAGCAGCACGCCACCCAGGAGTGGCAGCCCCCAGCGCCTCGGGGGCCGGGCCGACGTCACGGGAGGCGGGGTGGCCTGGGTCTTGGGCTCCTCTCCCCTGGGAGCCTCTTCCGGGTTGGGCTGCGTCTCGTCGTTGGGATCGACCTTGGGACGGCGCGAGGCGGCCCGGGAGGGCGTGGACGAATGACTGGGCCTGCTGCGCCCCGAGCCCGAGTGGGGCGTGGGCGTGGGGCACTCGGTGCCCGAGAGCGTGTGGGTGATGAACTGGGCCACGTACTGGGTGGTCACGGGCCGTCCCACCGAGAGGATGAAGTCCTCCAGGTCCGCCTGGAAGGAGGCGCAGTCCGGATAGCGCTGGTCTCGATCCTTGGCGAGCGCGCGGTCGAGGATGTCCTGCAGGGGCTCGGGGATGTCCGGCCGCAGCTGCGTCGCGGGCACGGGCTCCTGTTGGAGGATGGCCCGCATCAGCTCGGCGTCCGAGCCCGCGATGAACGGCTTGCGGGCCGTCAGCAGCTCATAGAGCACCACGCCGAGCGCGTACACGTCCACGCGCCGATCCAGGGGCCCCGAGCGCACCTGCTCGGGTGCCATGTACGGCAGCTTGCCCTTGAGGGCGCCCGTCTCGGTGCGGTGGCTCTGCCCGGCGGCCTTGGCGATGCCGAAGTCCACGACCTTCACCTCGCCCTGGCGCGACAGCAGGATGTTGTCGGGACTGATGTCGCGGTGGATGAGGCCCAGGGGCTCGCCGGTGTTGGGGTCCGCGAAGTCATGGGCGAAGGCCAGCCCCTCGCAGGCGTGCGAGATGAGCCGCGCGCACACCGCGGGGGGTGGGGCGAGCCCATGTGTCGCGGCGCGCTTGATGAGCGTGCGCAGGCTGGGCCCGTCGATGTACTCCATGGCCAGGAAGTAGGCGCCCTCGGACTCACCGAAGTCGAAGATCTGCGCGATGTGCGAGTGCGTCAGGCGGGCGGCGAGCTTGGCCTCGGCGAGGAACATGTCCACGAAGGTGGGCAGCTCGGCCAGGTGGGGCAGGATGCGCTTGAGGACCAGGGTCTTCTCGAAGCCCATGGGGCCCGCGGCCTTGGCGAGGAACACCTCGGCCATGCCGCCGGTGGCGAGCTTGCGAACCAACTGGTACTTGCCCAACTGCTCCGTCACGACCTGACCTCACTCAAACAGGGCCAAGACCCTGAATATCAGGTGTCAGCTGAAATGTCTGTTCTTCCAGGTAGGAAGGAACAGGCTTGAAGAGTGAGCGGGTACGACACGAAAAGACGTGTCGTCAGGTGAATGACTCTTTGCCCTCGGTGAGGTTTTGGTTTTCTACTCCGGGTGAAGCACTCCCCCGCTCCGAAGATGAGTCGCCCCGTGCGTGCCATGCTCCGCCTGAGAGTCCTCTCCGTCCTTGTCCTCCTCGCCTGGATGCCGTCCTTCTCCGCGCACGCACAGGAGCCCGCGCCCGTCGACTTCAGGTCCATGGTCGGCATGATCAGCCGGTTGTATGGACTGCTCGAGTACGAGGCGGCTTTCTCTCAAATCCAGGCCGCGCGTCAGAACCCGCTGGGAACGCACGAACTGGTGGTCCTGTTCCTCTACGAGGGCATCATCCTGTTCGAGATGGGCAGGGTCGAGGACTCGGGAGATGCCTTCCAGATGGCGTTGCTGCTCCGGCCCGACGCGAAGCTGCCCGAGCAGGTCGCCCCCAAGGTGGAAGCGCATTTCGAGACGGCCCGGCGGTTGGCCCGGGAGCCAGCGCAACCGGACGGCGCCCGGTCCGCGTCTCCTGGAGTGGAGTGCTCGGTCTCGCCCATCCAGGCCACGGGCAGGAACCTGAGGGCGCAGCAGCTGTGGCGTCTGGAGTCGATGGAACGGATGCTGTGCAGGCGCGGCGCCCTGCGAGGCCCGGTGGCCAGCGCCTTGTCGTCCCTGACGATCCAGATGGGGCAGGCGACCGAGCACGCCGAGCGGGTGCGCATCAGCCAGGTCATCGATCGGATCGCCACCCAGTTGTCCGTGTTCCCCACCAACGCCACCTGGACGCAGGCGAAGGACTCCGCGCCCGAGGACATGTGGGAGGCCGTGGGGGAGGATCCGGAGCGTCCCCTGCCCGAGGCCCCCGCCGAGCCGGAAGTGGACGAGTCGCCCTCCACGGACCCCTCGAATCTGTTCGGCTGTCGGGCGGCGGTGGCGGATGAGTGCGAACGGCTCATGATGCGGCTGCTGCAACTCCAGAACCAGATGCAGGGCTTGGATGCCGAGCGGAAGGCCAGGGCTGCGAAGGAACTTTTCCGCCTGGGTCAGCGGGTTCGCGAGGCCGTGGTCCCCTCGGAACTGGAGCAGGCCTCGCTCTCCGCCGATGCCTGGTCGCAGAAGTGGAATTGAGCGGCCGGCTCACTCCGCCAGGAGATTGACCTTGAGCAGGGTGGTTTCCTCGGCGCGCACTGTGACTCCTCGTGTTGCTGTCTTGGAAAGGGTCTGGTTGACGAGCTTCACGGTGTGGTGCCCCACGGTGAGCCGCAGGGGCTTGATGGGCGTGTCTCCCATGTCCTTCCCATCCACGATGACCGTGGCGTAGGGCCGGACGCGCAACTCCAGGGTGCCCGTGGGCAAGACCTTGGGCGGAGCCGGGGTGGAAGCCTTGGCGCGAGAGGGCTCGCGCTTCGGACCGAGGATCGCCGCCACGGGCGGGGAGGGTTGTTTCGGCGTGGGGGCTTCCGCGACAGGTGCCGCTGGAGCGGGCGCCTCCGGGGCGGACTCCACGGGGGTCGCTGACGGAACCGGGGCTGGAGGCAGGGTTGGCTCGGCTTGGGCCAGCGGTGTCTCCTCGTGGCGCTCGGCCATGGGGGCGGGCCGTGGAGCCTCGGGCGGGGAACTCATCCGCCAGAGCAGCATGCCTCCGCCCGCCAGGAACAGAACGCCACCCACCAGGGCGGGAATCCACCGGCCTGAGGAGCGGGGCTTCACATTCGCCGGAGGCGTGCCCACGAGCATATGCGTGGCCTGCTCGGTCTTATCTCCCGCTGTCTCCCGAGAGGTGCCCGTCAATGGCGCGACACGGGTCTCGGGTTCTGTCTCTTGGGAGGGGGACGGCGTCACCAGCCGATGCCGTTCCGCGGGCTTCTGGAGCGGGCCAGACGGATCCAACGGCCCCACCATGGATTGCGCGGACGAGAGTTCCGGTGAGGTCGTGTTCGACGTGAGCTGGGCGATGAGTTGCGTCACCTGCTGCGTCGTCACGGAGCGGCCGGCCGCGACGATGAAGTCCTCCAGGTCCGCCTGGAGGGCGTGGCAGTCCGGGTAGCGCTGCGAGACGTCCTTGGCGAGTGCCTGGTCGAGGATGCGCGACAGTGAGGGGGGAAGGTCTGGCCGCAGTTGTACGGCGGGGACGGGCGGCTCGAAGAGGATGGCCTGCATCAGCCCGGCGTCCGAGTCCGAGCTGTACGGCCGCTGGCCCGTGAGCAACTCGTAGAGCACCACGCCGAGCGCGTACACGTCCACGCGCCGATCCATGTCCCGCGCCCGGAGCTGTTCCGGCGGCATGTACGCGAGCTTGCCCTTGATGACGCCGCTCTGGGTCCTGTGGCCCTGACTCGCGGCCTTGGCGATGCCGAAGTCCACGACCTTCACCGCGCCCTGCCGGGACAGCAGGATGTTGTCCGGGCTGATGTCGCGGTGGATGAGGCCCTCGCGCTCGCCGGTGTCGGGGTCCACGAAGTCGTGGGCGAAGGCCAGCCCCTCACAGGAATGCGAGACGAGCCGCGCGCACAAGGTGGGCGGCAAGGACGTGCCCTGGGCCTGCGCGCGTTTGACGAGGGTGCGCAGGCTGGGACCGTCGACGTACTCCATGGCCAGGAAGTAGGCGCCCTCGGACTCGCCGAAGTCGAAGATCTGCACGATGTGCGGATGCGTCAGGCGCGCGGCGAGCTTGGCCTCGGACAGGAACATCTGGACGAAGGTGGGCTCCTCGGCCAGGTGGGGCAGGATGCGCTTGAGGACCAGGGTCTTCTCGAAGCCCATGGGGCCCGCGGCCTTGGCGAGGAACACCTCGGCCATGCCGCCGGTGGCGAGCTTGCGAACCAACTGGTACTTGCCCACCTGCTGCGTCACGAGCTGACCTCCTTCCCGATGAATCCGGCGTTCCCACCCCGGCGTTCGCGAGGGTGGGCCCGCACTCCGAGCGTCCATGAATATCAGGTGGCGTTTGACTTGTCGTGAGCCCCGCCCGGTGAAAGGCCTCGTCTGTTAGAGGGGGAACCCGAGGCCCACTGCCATGGACCCACTCACGAGAGACGACGGACTATTGCCAGCGAGCGGGATTGGCCCTTTGCTGGGGGCGAACATCTCCAGTCCAACACGGGTGAATTGTCACGTGCGTGCCATGTTCCGTCAGAGCGTCCTACCCGTCATGATGCTTCTCGCCTGGATGGCGCCGCGCGCCGCGCATGCGGGGGGCGTGAACAACGCCGACATCGCCAGTTCCCTCGGAGAGATCGGCCGCCTCTATGACGAGCTCTATTACGAACGGGCTTTCGAGCAGATTCAGCGGGCGCGACAGCTCTCACGGAAAGTCAGTGACGAGGTCGTCCTGTTCCTCTTCGAGGGAATCATTTTCTATGACATGGGGAAGCTGCCTGAGTCGAGCATGGCTTTCCGGTTGGCCTTATCGCTGCGGCTCGACGCGAAGCTTCCCGTGGCACAGGTCGCTCCCAAGGTCGAGAACCACTTCGAGTCCATTCGGCAGCGCATGCGCGAGGACCAGGTTTCCACGTCCACCAACGGAGTTGCCGCGGTGGAGAGGTGCCCACCCTCTCCCGTGATGGCGCTGGGCAAGAACTTGAGAGCCCAACAGCTATGGCGGTTGGCCTCGATGGAACAGATGCTGTGCATACGAGGGGTGCTCCGAGCCAGCATGGTCAGGAAGTTATCTGATTTGCAGAGCCGGATGGCGACGGCATCCTCGAGTTATGACCGGCTGCGCATCTGTCAGGACATCGATAAACTGTCCAGCGCTCTAGCGGTTTATCCGTCTACCGCCGATTGGCTCCAGGCGAAAGCCTCCGTGGCGAGAGAGCTCTCGGTGTTGGAGCATGACGACCCGGAGGTTCCCTTGTTGGTGGATCCCTCGGAATCCGTCTCTCGTGTCTCGAGCAAGGCATCCCCGGAGCGCGTGAGCCGTACTCCGAGCGACGTCTCTCCAGGACTCGTACCCACTGCCTTGGGCAAGGACGAGCCGAGGGATGTGTTCGGGTGTCAGCTCGCGGTCGCCGCCCGGTGCGAGCGGCTGATGCGGAGCCTGCTGTTCATGCAGGAGCAATCACTCACCCTTGACTCCAAGTTCCGGGCTGTCTTCACGAGAGAACTCTTCCTCCTGGGTCGACGGATTCGGAGGGCTCGGACGCCTGCGGAGTTGGATGCGGCTAGCCGCGATATCGACGCCTGGGCACACGAATCTTCACGCCACTGAATCGTCCAGTCGCTTGGTGCCAGAGGGGCATCGCCCGAGGCGAGTCACGGCGAGTCTGAGCCGGTGAGACCGAGACCTTGAATACCTAGTGGTGTCTGGATTCGCTGTCCTACCAGCCAGGTGGCACAAGCCAGACGTTCAGGCCAGGATGACTGGTTCGCCTCATGGAAATCGTGCCGTCCTGTAAATGACCATTTACCCACGAAGCGGATTCGGTCATTTACTGAGCGTGAAGAGAACCACCGCTCCGAAGATGAGTCATCGCATGCGCGCCATGTTCCACAAGAGAATCCTCCCCGTCATCTTGCTGCTCGTATGGGCGTCGGCTCCCACCGCTCAGGCGGATGGGCGGGCCACTGTTGACGTCTCCAACTTCATCGGAGCCATCAGCCGGCTCTATGGACAGCTCGAGTACGAGGAGGCCTTCGCCCAGATTGAACTCGCGCGGCAACGGCCCCTGGCGACGCGCGACGTCATCACCTTGTACCTCTACGAGGGCATCCTGTTGTTTGAAATGGGGAGGCTGACCGATGCCGGTGATGCCTTTCAGATGGCCTTGATGCTGAATACCGATGCGAAACTGCCCGAGCGGGTCGCTCCCAAGGTCGAGGCGCATCTCGAATCCATCCGGAAGCTGGTCAAACAAGATCTGGAGTCATCTGCCCAGGTGGCCTCGGCTCTGGTGGAGGAGGACGGAAAAGACTATGCCCAGCTCCTCGCTCCACTCCCCCAGCGGGCCGCGCCCAAGGAGGTCGTGGATACGTCCTCATGTTCTTCCTCGCCCGTGAATGCGCTGGGCAGGACCCTGAAAGCCCAGCAGTTGTGGCGGATCGCCACGATGGAGCAGATGCTGTGCGCGCGCGGCAGGCTTCGCGGTTCCATTGTCAGCATCCTGTCGGACCTGCACCAGCGAATGATGTTGGCGGATTCGAGCTACAAACGACTGCTCATCAGCCAGGAGATCAGCAAGGCCTCCCGCGAGTTCTCCGTCTATCCGGAAGAGGCCGCGTGGAGCACGGCGAAGGCCTTGTTGCCGCGGGCCGCGTCGGAGATCGATCCGGATGATATGGAAATTCCCATGCCCGTTCCCCCGGAGGGAGCCGAGGCGGAGTCGATTCCCGATGACGAGCCGCGGGATTTGTTTGGCTGTCAGGTCGTGGTCGCCGCCGAGTGTGAGCGGCTCATGCGGCGCATGCTTCTTCTCCAGGAGCAATCCGCCGCGATGAGTCCTTCGAGCCGTCAGAGCGCCTCCAGGGAGCTCTTCCGCTTGGGCCGGAGGATCCGGGACGCCGATTCCCGTGAGGCGTTGGTGGATGCCTCGCGCGCGATCGACTTCTGGTCGCGGAAGTGGCGTTGACGCCGCGTTCGGCGAGCCGTTGCCTCAATCCTCGAACAGGTTCTCCTTGAGCTGGAAGGTCTGGCCCACCTTGATGTCGACCTCGCGCGTCAACGTCTTGGACAGATCCGTGTTGACGAGCTTCACGACATGGCGCCCCACGGGCAGTTCCTGGGGGGCCATGGGGGTATCGCCCAGCCTCCGTCCGTCCACGAAGACGGTGGCGTAGGGCCGGATGCGCAGCTCCAGCGTCCCCTTGAGGACGTACTTGGGCGGCGGCGCGGTGCGCTTGGGTTTGGCGGGCGCCTGCTGCTGTTGCCGCGGAGAGTTCGGCTTCTCCTGCTCCACCGGTTCGGGCTCGGGTGCCTCGACGGCGGGCGCGGCGGCGACCTCGGTTCCCGCGTCCTGCTCGTCCTTCTTCTCGGTCTTCTCCGCGTCCGGGGCCGGGACCAGGGCCATCTCCTGGGCGGCTTCTTCCGGCCGCGCCGATGGACCCGCGTCGGGAGACGGCGTGGCCGTATCGGGCGCGGGATTGGAGACGGCGGGGACCGGGGCGGGCGGGGTGGGCTTCTCCGCCACCGCCATCGCGGGAGGACTCCCGGCCGTGCCGCGGGGAGGCGCCGGAACCTCCGGTTGGGAGTTCAGCTTCCAGTACACCGCCCCGCCACTCAGCAGGAGCAGCGAGCTCCCCAGCAGCGAGGGCCACCGCTTCGTGGGCCGGGGTTTCGCCGCCGCCGACATGACGGGGCGCCGCGCGATGGGCGCACTCGCGGAGGGACCGGGGGGCGCGGGCAAGACCGTGGGCGTGCTCACGGTGGGCCGTTGCTCCTCGGGCTCTACGTAGCGAGTGGGGGCCGACGCGGCGGGTGGGGCGGGGGAGACGGCCGGCATCAGCGTCAATGGGGGCGGCGTCGGTCTGGGCCCAGGTCGCGGAGGGGGCGTGACCCTCATCTGGGTGGTCTGAAGGGCGGGCGGCGGAGGCTCGGGCGCGACGGGCGGGGGCGTGAGCCGCATCTGGGCGGTCGGAACGGAGGCCGCGGGGGTGCTGGGACGGGAGGGCGGCGCGGGCCGCGTCGGCGGTGTCGAAGCCGAGGACGGTAGGGACGCGAGCACCTGGTACGGAGGCGTGACGAGGGTTCTGGGCTCTTCGTCCCTGGCGGGGAGTGGGCTGCGCAGATTCGCCGTCAGCACCTCGTTCGTGGTCGAGGAGGCGCTGCGCTTCTTGGTGAGAAAGGGAGGCTCGACGGGCGGCGGCGTCGCGGGAGGGGGCGTCGAGATCGTGGCGATCGTCGGCAGGGGAGTGGTCCGCAGCTCGGGGAACTCCGTGTTCGGAGCGCCCGGGCCGCGGAGCGCGGGAAGCTCCGTGCTCGACGTGGTCTGGTTGATGAATTGCGCCACCAACTGCGTCGTCACGGGCTTGCCGACCGAGACGATGTACTCCTCGAGCTCCGCCTGGAAGGCATGGCAGTCCGGGTAGCGCTGCGAGACGTCCTTGGCGAGCGCCTTGTCGAGGATGCGCAGAAGCGATTCGGGGAGATCCGGGCGGATGCTGGCCGCGGGGACGGGTGACTCGAAGAGGATGGCCTGCATCAGCCCGGCGTCCGAGTCCGAGCTGTACGGCCGCTGGCCCGTGAGCAACTCGTAGAGCACCACGCCGAGCGCGTACACGTCCACGCGCCGATCCATGTCCCGCGCCCGGAGCTGTTCCGGCGGCATGTACGCGAGCTTGCCCTTGATGACGCCGCTCTGGGTCCTGTGGCCCTGACTCGCGGCCTTGGCGATGCCGAAGTCCACGACCTTCACCGCGCCCTGCCGGGACAGCAGGATGTTGTCCGGGCTGATGTCGCGGTGGATGAGGCCCTCGCGCTCGCCGGTGTCGGGGTCCACGAAGTCGTGGGCGAAGGCCAGCCCCTCACAGGAATGCGAGACGAGCCGCGCGCACAAGGTGGGCGGCAAGGACGTGCCCTGGGCCTGCGCGCGTTTGATGAGGGTGCGCAGGCTGGGACCGTCGACGTACTCCATGGCCAGGAAGTAGGCGCCCTCGGACTCGCCGAAGTCGAAGATCTGCACGATGTGCGGATGCGTCAGGCGCGCGGCGAGCTTGGCCTCGGACAGGAACATCTGGACGAAGGTGGGCTCCTCGGCCAGGTGGGGCAGGATGCGCTTGAGGACCAGGGTCTTCTCGAAGCCCATGGGGCCCGCGGCCTTGGCGAGGAACACCTCGGCCATGCCGCCGGTGGCGAGCTTGCGAACCAACTGGTACTTGCCCACCTGCTGCGTCACGAGCCGACCCTCTTCTCGACGAACCCGGAGGTCCCTCCTTGGCACCCGCGGGGATGTACCCTCTCGCGCGGCGGACCCATGAATATCAGGTAGTGGTTGACTTGTCGTGATCCTGGACGGACCGCGAGCGTGTCAGGAGAAGACGGAAACGCATGGAAGCCGCGTGCTCCGGCACGATCCGGAGAGCGGGGTTTCATGGGAATTCGGCCGCCGGGCGTTGGCGGCGGAGGAGCCCGGCGTTGTCGGGCACGGGGCTTTCGGCACGCGGGAGGGGGGAGGCGGAACCGCCCGGCACCTGGCCCGAGGGGGCACGCGCCCGGGCGAGGGCGATGCGCGCCTCCTCCGAGCGCGGGTGCAGGGCCACGGCGCGCTCGAGCCATCGCCGCTGCTCCTCGAAGCGGCCGAGCGAGGCCTGCGATGATGCCACGCGCAGCATTTCCTCCACGTAGTCCGGGTGGGGGAACACGCCCGTGCTCGCTGCCTCCATCGCGGGCCAGAGGGATTCGGGGCGTGTGGCTTCATTCAACCGGGTGCGCACGAGTCCTGGCACCTGGGCACGCCGCCAGTTCTCGTTGAAGCGCAGCGCGTCCTGGCGCAGGGCCTGGTTGAAGCGCAGGGGGGCGGGGCATTCCTCCTGCTCGCACGCGGCGAGGTAGTCCGTGAAGAAGGCCAGCGGGCCGCGCCGGGGGTATTCGCCGAGTTTGTCCCGGCCATGCACGCGCTCGAGCGTGCGCGCCATCTCCATTCCCACGCGGATGAACAACGCGCCCTCGCGGGGCTGGTGGGCGGTGCGGATGCGCTCGAGGGTGGCTGGAAGCTCCGGGGCGATGCGGGCGCGATCGAGCAGCTCGGTCACCTGGGTGAAGGCATGGATCAGATCTCCCGGTTTGGGGACGTCTCCGGGGGCGGCGTGATAGGCGAGCCCGTAGGTGAAGAGCCGGGCGATGCCCTCGTGCACCGTGGCGTCCATGGGATCCGAGAACGCGGCGTCCCGGCGCACATGACCGTCCTCGCGCAGCGTCTCGATGATGCGGTTGGACAGGCGCCTCAGGCGTTTGGCGTCTCCCTCCAGGTTGGTGGCCAGTGCGAGGACGATGTCCTCGGCGGGCAACAGGAGGAGCAGGGTGGTCGTCTCGGGCTGGCCTCCGGCATGGGCCACCACGTAGTGGCCGCGCAGGGGGTAGGTGGCGAAGCCCATGCCGTAGTCGGTGAGCAGGCCGTCCCGGGTGCGCATGGGCGTCTGCATCATCCGCGCGGTGTCCCGGGTCACCAGGCGGTCGTGGAGCATGGCCTGTCCGAAGGCGAGCAGATCCTCCACGGAGGCGCGCACGCCGCCGCCGGCGAAGCGGCTGGAGACGTCGAGGTAGTGCGAGGGGACGAGCCGTCCCTGGTGGGACAGGCGGTAGCCCACGGCCTGGTGTGTGTCGCGCGTGCGGTAGTCGTCCAGGGCGGCGGTGCTCATCCCCGTGGGCCCGAAGACGTGCGTGCGCAGGTAATCGCCGAAGCCCTGGCCCGAGGCGCTCTCCACGGCGGCGCCCAGCAGGTTGTAGCCCCAGGTGCTGTAGACGAATTGGGTGCCGGGCTCGGCCACGAGCGGCTTGTGGGCGAAGAGGGCGAGCGCGCCCGCGGTGTCCAGGCGGCGGATGTTCTCCGCGGCCTCGGGCCCGTCATAGTGGGGCACGCCGCCCAGGTGACCGAGCAGCTGGCGCACGGTGACGGGCCAGGGCTGGGCGGGGAAGGCGGGCACGAGCGTGTGCACGTCCGTGTCCAGGCTCAGGCGCCCCTGCTGCACGAGCTGGAGCACGGCCACGGCGGTGAAGGACTTGGTGATGGACGCCATGCGGTACGTCGTGCGGGGCGTGGCGGGCTTGCGGCGCGCCACATCCCTCATCCCATAGCCGCGGACCCAGCGCTGGGCTCCGTGCATCACCCCCACCGAGAGCCCCGCATGGGGCCTCCGGGCGAGCTCGGCCCGCACGTGCCCATCCAACGCGCTCTGGATGTCCTCGGGCAGGGACGGCGCTTCGATGGGAATGGGGGTGAGCGGGGGCTCGGGGGGCGTGGGGGCCGGGAGGACCGGCGTGCCCCCCAGCAGCAGCGCGGAGAGCAGCAGCGCCTTCATGGCACGGCCTCGGTCGTCGAGACCTGTCCCTCTTCCACCCAGGCGCTCAGGAGCGCGTCGGTGATGAGCTGTCCGAGCAGGTCCAACCCCTGGCCGCGCGGATGGACGAGGTCGTCATGGACGAGTCCGGCCTCGATGAATCGCGCGAGCGAGCCCTCGCCTCCCAT from Melittangium boletus DSM 14713 includes the following:
- a CDS encoding VOC family protein, which codes for MLELRVCIDVEDLERALAFYTAALGLKPGRSKGNDWAELLGATSPIDLLANPAGSTPAPGTSAVRDYRRHWTPIHLDFTVTDLEAAVQRAQAAGATLERGIQERPWGRMAHLADPFGHGLCLLEFHGQGYDALADS
- a CDS encoding serine hydrolase domain-containing protein encodes the protein MKALLLSALLLGGTPVLPAPTPPEPPLTPIPIEAPSLPEDIQSALDGHVRAELARRPHAGLSVGVMHGAQRWVRGYGMRDVARRKPATPRTTYRMASITKSFTAVAVLQLVQQGRLSLDTDVHTLVPAFPAQPWPVTVRQLLGHLGGVPHYDGPEAAENIRRLDTAGALALFAHKPLVAEPGTQFVYSTWGYNLLGAAVESASGQGFGDYLRTHVFGPTGMSTAALDDYRTRDTHQAVGYRLSHQGRLVPSHYLDVSSRFAGGGVRASVEDLLAFGQAMLHDRLVTRDTARMMQTPMRTRDGLLTDYGMGFATYPLRGHYVVAHAGGQPETTTLLLLLPAEDIVLALATNLEGDAKRLRRLSNRIIETLREDGHVRRDAAFSDPMDATVHEGIARLFTYGLAYHAAPGDVPKPGDLIHAFTQVTELLDRARIAPELPATLERIRTAHQPREGALFIRVGMEMARTLERVHGRDKLGEYPRRGPLAFFTDYLAACEQEECPAPLRFNQALRQDALRFNENWRRAQVPGLVRTRLNEATRPESLWPAMEAASTGVFPHPDYVEEMLRVASSQASLGRFEEQRRWLERAVALHPRSEEARIALARARAPSGQVPGGSASPLPRAESPVPDNAGLLRRQRPAAEFP
- a CDS encoding serine/threonine protein kinase; the protein is MTEQLGKYQLVRKLATGGMAEVFLAKAAGPMGFEKTLVLKRILPHLAELPTFVDMFLAEAKLAARLTHSHIAQIFDFGESEGAYFLAMEYIDGPSLRTLIKRAATHGLAPPPAVCARLISHACEGLAFAHDFADPNTGEPLGLIHRDISPDNILLSRQGEVKVVDFGIAKAAGQSHRTETGALKGKLPYMAPEQVRSGPLDRRVDVYALGVVLYELLTARKPFIAGSDAELMRAILQQEPVPATQLRPDIPEPLQDILDRALAKDRDQRYPDCASFQADLEDFILSVGRPVTTQYVAQFITHTLSGTECPTPTPHSGSGRSRPSHSSTPSRAASRRPKVDPNDETQPNPEEAPRGEEPKTQATPPPVTSARPPRRWGLPLLGGVLLLSAMAIAGWRASLPIAAPPPAPIPAIAQAPAPPPSPEPAETPPEEESGTDPQAASPENAPTPKPKRTVASRPVLKGSLELRIVPYATVFVDGRRLGETPMGPALLPAGHHTVKLVNAKLSKVVTRTIEVKPAQSTVLKVNLQEE
- a CDS encoding serine/threonine protein kinase, whose translation is MTQQVGKYQLVRKLATGGMAEVFLAKAAGPMGFEKTLVLKRILPHLAEEPTFVQMFLSEAKLAARLTHPHIVQIFDFGESEGAYFLAMEYVDGPSLRTLIKRAQAQGTSLPPTLCARLVSHSCEGLAFAHDFVDPDTGEREGLIHRDISPDNILLSRQGAVKVVDFGIAKAASQGHRTQSGVIKGKLAYMPPEQLRARDMDRRVDVYALGVVLYELLTGQRPYSSDSDAGLMQAILFESPVPAASIRPDLPESLLRILDKALAKDVSQRYPDCHAFQAELEEYIVSVGKPVTTQLVAQFINQTTSSTELPALRGPGAPNTEFPELRTTPLPTIATISTPPPATPPPVEPPFLTKKRSASSTTNEVLTANLRSPLPARDEEPRTLVTPPYQVLASLPSSASTPPTRPAPPSRPSTPAASVPTAQMRLTPPPVAPEPPPPALQTTQMRVTPPPRPGPRPTPPPLTLMPAVSPAPPAASAPTRYVEPEEQRPTVSTPTVLPAPPGPSASAPIARRPVMSAAAKPRPTKRWPSLLGSSLLLLSGGAVYWKLNSQPEVPAPPRGTAGSPPAMAVAEKPTPPAPVPAVSNPAPDTATPSPDAGPSARPEEAAQEMALVPAPDAEKTEKKDEQDAGTEVAAAPAVEAPEPEPVEQEKPNSPRQQQQAPAKPKRTAPPPKYVLKGTLELRIRPYATVFVDGRRLGDTPMAPQELPVGRHVVKLVNTDLSKTLTREVDIKVGQTFQLKENLFED
- a CDS encoding protein kinase domain-containing protein — encoded protein: MAEVFLAKAAGPMGFEKTLVLKRILPHLAEEPTFVQMFLSEAKLAARLTHPHIVQIFDFGESEGAYFLAMEYVDGPSLRTLVKRAQAQGTSLPPTLCARLVSHSCEGLAFAHDFVDPDTGEREGLIHRDISPDNILLSRQGAVKVVDFGIAKAASQGHRTQSGVIKGKLAYMPPEQLRARDMDRRVDVYALGVVLYELLTGQRPYSSDSDAGLMQAILFEPPVPAVQLRPDLPPSLSRILDQALAKDVSQRYPDCHALQADLEDFIVAAGRSVTTQQVTQLIAQLTSNTTSPELSSAQSMVGPLDPSGPLQKPAERHRLVTPSPSQETEPETRVAPLTGTSRETAGDKTEQATHMLVGTPPANVKPRSSGRWIPALVGGVLFLAGGGMLLWRMSSPPEAPRPAPMAERHEETPLAQAEPTLPPAPVPSATPVESAPEAPAPAAPVAEAPTPKQPSPPVAAILGPKREPSRAKASTPAPPKVLPTGTLELRVRPYATVIVDGKDMGDTPIKPLRLTVGHHTVKLVNQTLSKTATRGVTVRAEETTLLKVNLLAE